Proteins from one Bacteroidales bacterium genomic window:
- a CDS encoding SMP-30/gluconolactonase/LRE family protein — protein MRFFRFIFAILLVWIGFAFYQEDGLKDIIESGAKLEKLAGDFRFTEGPSADAKGNVYFTDQPNDRIMMWSLTDELSTFMQPSGRSNGLSFDKEGFLWSCADEKNELWKIAPDKKILVIPSKYEDKVLNGPNDLWIHKSGAIYFTDPFYKRAWWDHSDKPQEKQCVYMLSPDHKTIIKLADDLVQPNGIVGTPDGKKLFVADIGANKTWSYAINKDGSLSNKTLFCELGSDGMTIDSKGNIYLTGKGVTVFDKTGKQIGNIAVPESWTANVCFGGPDMKSLFITASKGLYRIRVKVKGTNG, from the coding sequence ATGAGATTTTTTCGTTTCATTTTTGCTATCCTGTTAGTTTGGATTGGTTTTGCTTTTTATCAGGAAGACGGATTAAAAGATATTATTGAATCAGGTGCAAAGCTTGAAAAGCTGGCCGGAGATTTCAGGTTTACCGAAGGTCCTTCTGCAGATGCGAAAGGAAACGTCTATTTCACCGATCAGCCAAACGACCGTATTATGATGTGGAGCCTCACCGATGAGCTGTCAACATTTATGCAGCCAAGCGGAAGATCAAACGGACTATCGTTCGACAAGGAAGGATTTCTCTGGTCGTGCGCTGATGAGAAAAATGAGTTATGGAAAATTGCACCCGATAAGAAGATTCTGGTAATTCCTTCAAAGTATGAGGATAAAGTACTGAATGGGCCAAACGATTTATGGATCCATAAAAGCGGAGCCATCTATTTTACTGATCCTTTTTACAAAAGAGCATGGTGGGATCACAGCGATAAGCCCCAGGAAAAGCAGTGTGTTTATATGCTTTCACCTGATCACAAGACTATAATTAAGCTCGCAGATGATCTTGTACAGCCAAATGGAATTGTCGGCACACCCGACGGGAAAAAGTTGTTTGTTGCAGATATTGGGGCAAATAAGACATGGTCATATGCAATTAACAAAGATGGCAGCCTGAGCAACAAAACCCTCTTCTGCGAACTTGGTTCAGACGGAATGACAATTGACAGTAAAGGGAATATTTATCTGACAGGAAAAGGAGTAACCGTATTTGACAAAACCGGGAAACAGATCGGAAACATTGCTGTTCCTGAAAGCTGGACTGCTAACGTTTGTTTCGGCGGACCGGATATGAAAAGTCTGTTCATAACAGCCAGCAAAGGACTTTACAGAATCAGGGTAAAAGTTAAGGGGACAAACGGCTAA
- a CDS encoding aldo/keto reductase, with protein MKKNKITRRQFVTTVSAGTGAVLLGSAAFTLPRSVSPPPADPFMQITLGKTGIKTTLLGMGTGFSGYNRSSNITRAGVAEPLIKQAFNKGIRFFDCADSYGTHPFTAAALKGIPRESYVLSSKIWVSQGGIPEPERPDADVLIDRFRKELNTDYLDIVQIHCMTDALWTDKQKRQMDVLETLKAKKIIRAHGVSVHSLEALQAAAESDWVDVIHVRINPYGESMDRKDPAEVTPVIEKLHKAGKGVIGMKLIGNGKFRNDSDKIDASLKYVLDLGTVDMIIVGFELPEQIDNYIGRIEKVRKA; from the coding sequence ATGAAGAAGAACAAAATAACCCGCCGCCAGTTTGTAACAACAGTGTCGGCCGGAACCGGAGCAGTTCTCCTTGGGAGTGCAGCATTTACTCTTCCGCGATCTGTTTCTCCTCCCCCGGCAGATCCTTTTATGCAGATTACCCTCGGGAAAACAGGAATCAAGACGACCCTTCTGGGGATGGGTACAGGCTTCAGCGGCTATAACCGCTCTTCAAATATCACTCGCGCCGGTGTTGCAGAACCGCTTATAAAACAAGCATTTAATAAGGGAATCAGATTTTTCGACTGTGCAGATAGTTATGGTACGCATCCTTTTACTGCAGCTGCCCTTAAGGGAATTCCCCGGGAAAGCTATGTGCTCAGCTCAAAAATATGGGTCAGCCAGGGAGGAATACCTGAACCTGAAAGGCCTGATGCTGATGTCCTAATTGACAGGTTCCGTAAAGAACTGAATACCGATTATCTGGATATAGTACAGATACACTGTATGACAGATGCTCTGTGGACCGATAAGCAGAAAAGGCAAATGGATGTTCTTGAAACCCTGAAAGCAAAAAAGATAATTAGGGCACACGGGGTATCAGTTCATTCGCTGGAAGCGCTGCAGGCAGCAGCAGAAAGTGATTGGGTTGATGTAATTCATGTCAGGATAAATCCCTATGGAGAATCTATGGACAGAAAAGATCCTGCAGAGGTAACCCCTGTAATTGAGAAACTCCACAAAGCAGGAAAAGGTGTAATTGGAATGAAACTGATCGGAAACGGAAAATTCAGAAATGATTCTGACAAAATAGATGCTTCACTTAAATATGTACTCGATCTGGGTACTGTTGACATGATCATTGTTGGATTTGAATTGCCGGAACAGATAGATAATTATATCGGAAGAATTGAAAAAGTAAGAAAAGCCTAA
- a CDS encoding ATP-dependent 6-phosphofructokinase: protein MIYEDFLVRSLGKGNVVSPLKNKQREDSPVYKFVDDSERILYDVSVSYFHKCKETGENPVSFEKAGPKENLFFEPAKTKVGIVTCGGLCPGLNNVIRSLVNELHYRYGINRIIGFKYGYEGLVSKFNHPVVELTPQMVSDIHLTGGTFLGSSRGNQDVGQMVDTLEIMNINVLFCIGGDGTLRGAHAIQEEITKRNLKIGVAGIPKTIDNDIDLIQKSFGFETAFSIANDIIRNAHNEAEGAHNGIALIKVMGRDSGFIAASAALSVQEVNFVLIPEISFDLYGQRGFLKILRNRLEEKHHAVVVVAEGAGQDFFETGSHEKDASGNIRHKDIGVYLKEKIKEEFSAKQFPHGIKYIDPSYIIRSAPANANDSKFCNLLAQNAVHAVLSGKTDFVVGFWNNQFTLIPIPMVVAKRKKIDVEGELWWNVLEATGQPISMKNP, encoded by the coding sequence ATGATATACGAGGATTTTCTGGTCCGTTCATTAGGAAAGGGAAACGTAGTATCGCCTCTTAAAAACAAACAAAGAGAAGATAGCCCCGTTTATAAATTTGTTGACGATTCCGAAAGGATTCTATACGATGTCTCAGTCTCTTATTTTCATAAATGCAAAGAGACCGGCGAGAATCCGGTATCTTTTGAAAAAGCTGGTCCAAAAGAGAATCTTTTCTTCGAACCGGCTAAAACGAAGGTTGGAATAGTCACTTGCGGAGGCTTGTGCCCCGGACTAAATAACGTTATCCGGAGCCTTGTAAACGAGCTTCATTACCGGTATGGGATAAACCGGATTATAGGATTCAAATATGGTTATGAAGGCCTTGTTTCAAAATTTAATCATCCGGTTGTGGAACTCACTCCGCAGATGGTAAGCGATATACATCTGACAGGAGGAACTTTTCTTGGCTCATCAAGGGGTAACCAGGATGTGGGACAGATGGTAGACACCCTCGAAATTATGAACATCAATGTCCTGTTCTGTATCGGGGGCGATGGAACATTACGAGGAGCTCATGCAATACAGGAGGAGATTACGAAGCGCAATCTTAAAATTGGTGTTGCCGGAATCCCTAAAACTATTGATAATGATATCGACCTTATACAAAAATCTTTTGGCTTTGAAACGGCATTTTCAATTGCGAATGATATAATCAGAAATGCTCATAATGAAGCAGAAGGAGCACATAACGGAATCGCTCTTATTAAAGTAATGGGCCGGGATTCAGGTTTTATTGCCGCCAGCGCAGCATTGTCTGTTCAGGAGGTAAATTTTGTTCTGATTCCTGAAATTTCATTTGATCTCTATGGTCAGCGCGGCTTTTTAAAGATCCTGAGAAACAGACTTGAAGAGAAACATCATGCTGTGGTTGTAGTAGCGGAAGGTGCCGGGCAGGACTTTTTTGAGACAGGAAGCCATGAGAAAGATGCTTCCGGAAACATCAGGCACAAAGACATAGGAGTGTATCTCAAGGAAAAAATAAAGGAGGAGTTCAGCGCCAAACAGTTTCCCCATGGAATAAAATATATCGATCCAAGTTATATAATCAGAAGTGCTCCCGCCAATGCAAACGACAGCAAATTCTGTAATCTTCTCGCTCAGAATGCTGTACATGCTGTTCTCTCGGGAAAAACAGATTTTGTGGTAGGATTCTGGAACAACCAGTTTACACTGATACCAATACCGATGGTTGTGGCGAAACGGAAAAAAATTGATGTTGAAGGTGAATTGTGGTGGAACGTGCTTGAGGCAACCGGCCAGCCCATTAGTATGAAGAATCCATAG
- a CDS encoding MFS transporter, whose protein sequence is MKKPEDRTGYLFTKGYSNYVFVLLFLLYMFDYIDRMVVTSMFTSIEQDWGITHTQSGLLVSAVYWAIVLLTFPISILVDRWSRTKTIGVMAIMWSLATALCALTGNFTQLFLARLLIGVGEAGYAPGGSAMISGLYPIDKRAKMMGIWNASIPLGSAIGVLLGGIIAAKLGWKHAFGIVAIPGMIVAVLFLFVKDYKTVDLSFIDINKNKIKMEKKDLVKEFLSKPSVLFTYFGMAAVVFVTTSLLTWLPTYFQNTRGVPQDKAGQMASSIMVLAIVGAPLGGFLTDKWRKTRVDARLMFPVVTTVLSAISLFVALALVKGTMQYAVFLVFGVLVLAFISGAAAVTQDVIHPGLRATSYAIAVVVQNLLGASTAPIVMGKIYDLTNIQTALSVLPLVLLLGAFLFWLGSRSYVKDLGKVAKIELEAAE, encoded by the coding sequence ATGAAAAAGCCTGAAGACCGCACCGGCTATCTCTTTACAAAGGGATACTCAAATTATGTTTTTGTACTTCTCTTCCTGTTGTATATGTTCGATTATATCGACAGGATGGTAGTAACTTCAATGTTTACATCGATTGAACAGGACTGGGGTATTACTCATACCCAGAGTGGATTACTTGTTTCAGCGGTATATTGGGCAATTGTGCTTCTCACGTTTCCAATTTCAATTCTTGTTGACAGATGGAGCAGAACAAAGACTATCGGGGTTATGGCAATAATGTGGAGTCTTGCCACCGCTCTTTGTGCCCTGACAGGAAACTTCACACAGCTTTTTTTAGCCAGACTTCTTATTGGTGTAGGTGAAGCTGGTTACGCACCGGGAGGCAGCGCAATGATTTCAGGACTTTATCCTATTGATAAAAGAGCCAAAATGATGGGCATCTGGAATGCTTCAATACCTCTGGGGTCGGCAATAGGTGTTCTTCTGGGAGGAATAATTGCAGCAAAACTCGGATGGAAACACGCATTCGGAATCGTGGCTATTCCCGGAATGATTGTTGCTGTTCTCTTTCTTTTCGTAAAGGATTATAAAACAGTCGATCTCTCATTCATCGATATCAATAAAAACAAAATTAAAATGGAGAAGAAAGACCTGGTCAAGGAATTTCTCTCCAAGCCCTCTGTCTTGTTTACTTACTTCGGCATGGCAGCTGTTGTTTTTGTTACAACCTCTCTTCTGACATGGCTGCCTACCTATTTTCAGAATACAAGAGGAGTCCCTCAGGATAAGGCAGGACAGATGGCTAGTTCGATAATGGTTCTTGCCATTGTGGGTGCTCCGCTTGGCGGATTTCTTACAGACAAATGGCGTAAGACCAGAGTAGATGCAAGACTAATGTTTCCGGTTGTTACTACAGTTCTTTCTGCCATTTCACTCTTTGTGGCTCTGGCTCTCGTTAAGGGGACAATGCAATATGCCGTTTTTCTGGTTTTTGGAGTGCTGGTGCTGGCCTTTATTTCCGGAGCAGCTGCAGTCACTCAGGATGTAATTCATCCCGGTCTAAGAGCGACCTCTTATGCAATAGCTGTTGTTGTTCAGAATCTTTTAGGGGCATCAACCGCCCCAATAGTTATGGGCAAAATTTATGATCTTACTAACA
- a CDS encoding TonB-dependent receptor, protein MGKGVVIFIFFLAGALDSHSQAITQVIKGIVIDNDTRIALPGANIIELNSSPPNGAVTDSFGKFRITTGIGRITIKVTFLGYEEMIIRDILVASGKEVDLEIALTEKVVQTSDVIIRSDKSGRKNINQMATISTNTIRTDDALRYAGGFYDPSRIVNAFAGVVTANSDQSNDIVIRGNSSRGLLWRVEGIEIPNPNHFSDGQGGSGGAFSAITSNIISNFDFFTGAFPAEFGNAFSGVMDLNLRKGNADKHEFAFQTGMIGAEVSMEGPFSARSGASFLLNARYTNFKILSDLELIDLGETNFAPRTKDLGFNINIPAKKAGTLNIFGIYGASSLGRIPSHNISEWQTLSDRWEEMEEQGSGTTGLKHLYAFKNSKTYIKTVLAYSSFTSRYREGYIDSLLVTSNSYTYSYLYPSLRSSILVNHKFNPENTVRAGINLNFLSAEMKNFKLNTTGQYDTLVAPSASGDLIQGYVQWKYRPAPDLELNSGVHILESSLNKQVSIEPRFGLRWQVTPQGSFMAGFGMHSRIESLAVYNALIKDNTGARSALNSEMDFSKALHWVAGFDISVTKDIRLRVEGYIQYLYNIPIVNKITSQYSTINSSERLPEALLENEGTGMNNGVELTVEKAFTRNYYFLFTGSLFDSWYQAGDKRRYSTYYNTKYVSNLLAGKDFYVGKNKRNSIGINAKYVFRGGYRFTPVDEKKSLKSKRIIYDNTSYYEGQLPDFWRLDAGINFRRNHNHYSWIIMLDIQNAANHKNVFRRRFNWENGGIVSSDVLSLGIIPVFNFRVEF, encoded by the coding sequence ATGGGAAAAGGTGTTGTTATATTTATCTTCTTTCTCGCAGGAGCTCTTGACTCTCATTCTCAGGCAATTACTCAGGTTATAAAAGGAATTGTCATCGACAATGACACCAGAATTGCTCTTCCCGGAGCAAATATTATTGAACTCAACTCCTCTCCTCCCAACGGAGCTGTGACAGATTCATTCGGGAAATTCAGAATTACAACCGGAATCGGAAGGATCACAATAAAAGTAACCTTCCTGGGATATGAGGAAATGATAATCAGGGATATTCTTGTAGCATCCGGGAAAGAGGTGGATCTTGAAATTGCCCTGACAGAAAAGGTTGTTCAAACCTCTGATGTTATTATCAGATCTGATAAAAGCGGAAGAAAGAACATCAACCAGATGGCAACTATCAGCACAAACACTATCAGGACCGATGACGCACTCAGATATGCAGGAGGTTTTTATGATCCATCCCGTATTGTTAATGCATTTGCAGGTGTTGTTACTGCTAACAGTGACCAGAGTAACGATATCGTGATAAGGGGTAATTCCTCCCGTGGACTGCTCTGGAGGGTGGAAGGTATTGAGATTCCGAATCCCAATCACTTCAGCGACGGTCAGGGCGGCAGCGGTGGCGCTTTTTCAGCGATAACATCAAATATTATTTCCAATTTTGATTTCTTCACCGGCGCATTTCCTGCTGAATTCGGTAACGCCTTTTCAGGAGTAATGGATTTAAACCTCAGAAAAGGCAATGCTGATAAACATGAATTTGCTTTTCAGACCGGAATGATTGGAGCAGAGGTCTCAATGGAGGGACCATTCTCTGCCCGGTCGGGAGCTTCTTTTCTTCTTAACGCGCGATACACTAATTTTAAAATTCTGAGCGATCTGGAGCTTATTGATCTTGGCGAAACTAATTTTGCTCCCCGAACTAAAGATCTGGGGTTTAATATCAACATTCCCGCCAAAAAAGCAGGAACCCTTAACATATTCGGAATTTACGGAGCAAGCTCTCTGGGCAGGATCCCTTCTCATAACATATCAGAATGGCAGACTTTATCAGACCGATGGGAGGAGATGGAGGAACAGGGCTCGGGAACAACCGGACTTAAACATCTGTATGCCTTTAAAAACTCAAAAACATATATTAAAACAGTACTGGCATATTCATCATTCACAAGCAGATACAGAGAAGGCTATATAGATTCTTTACTTGTAACATCAAACAGTTATACCTATAGTTACTTATACCCCTCGCTGCGGAGTTCAATTCTTGTTAATCACAAGTTTAATCCGGAGAACACTGTGAGGGCAGGAATAAATCTTAATTTCCTGTCGGCTGAAATGAAAAATTTCAAGTTAAATACCACAGGACAATATGATACGCTAGTAGCACCATCTGCCTCCGGAGATCTTATACAGGGTTATGTTCAGTGGAAATATCGTCCGGCCCCTGACCTTGAACTGAACTCCGGAGTACACATTCTTGAATCATCTTTAAACAAACAGGTAAGTATCGAGCCCCGATTCGGATTACGGTGGCAGGTAACTCCGCAGGGTTCATTTATGGCAGGATTTGGCATGCATTCAAGAATCGAATCGCTTGCGGTATATAATGCTCTAATCAAAGATAATACCGGAGCACGGTCTGCTCTTAACAGTGAGATGGATTTTTCCAAAGCCCTGCACTGGGTGGCAGGATTCGATATTTCGGTTACAAAAGATATAAGATTAAGAGTTGAAGGATATATTCAATACTTGTATAACATCCCCATTGTTAATAAAATAACAAGTCAGTACTCCACAATTAACAGTTCTGAACGGCTGCCGGAAGCACTGCTTGAAAACGAAGGAACAGGAATGAATAATGGTGTTGAACTAACAGTGGAAAAGGCATTTACCAGAAATTACTATTTCCTTTTTACCGGTTCTTTGTTTGATTCATGGTATCAGGCTGGAGACAAGAGGAGGTACAGTACTTATTATAATACGAAATATGTTTCCAACCTTCTGGCAGGTAAAGATTTTTACGTAGGTAAAAACAAACGGAACTCTATTGGAATAAATGCAAAATATGTTTTCAGAGGTGGTTACAGATTTACACCAGTGGATGAAAAGAAATCGCTAAAATCGAAAAGAATTATTTATGATAACACTTCATATTATGAAGGCCAGCTTCCCGACTTCTGGAGACTCGATGCCGGAATAAATTTCAGAAGGAATCATAATCATTACTCCTGGATAATTATGCTCGACATTCAGAATGCTGCAAATCATAAAAATGTTTTCAGAAGAAGGTTTAACTGGGAAAACGGAGGAATTGTGTCGAGTGATGTTTTAAGTCTTGGAATAATTCCGGTTTTCAACTTTAGGGTGGAGTTTTAA
- a CDS encoding YwbE family protein translates to MEGTRRADIRPGIAVMVELAEDKRTGRLTGGKVKEILTSSPNHPHGIKVMLENGQVGRIKQII, encoded by the coding sequence ATGGAAGGAACTAGAAGAGCTGATATCAGGCCGGGAATTGCTGTTATGGTTGAATTAGCAGAAGATAAACGTACCGGACGTCTCACCGGTGGTAAAGTAAAAGAGATCCTTACTTCGTCTCCAAATCATCCCCACGGAATAAAAGTTATGCTCGAAAACGGTCAGGTTGGAAGGATTAAACAGATAATCTGA
- a CDS encoding HAD family phosphatase — MIKNLVFDLGNVLISFKPAEFFDKKDYPESVKAKILSDIFGSNEWLMLDNGDINTRQAIDLIASKSTLNKEEIAHIFNLRSELIFPLDQNVRLLPGLKNQGYRLYFLSNFPIDLFEEVKTGYYFFKYFDGGVISAEAKASKPDLKIYNILLEKYNLVPNECLFIDDLEVNVRAAEAAGMNGLVTFGALGLSREIETALASAAI, encoded by the coding sequence ATGATTAAGAATCTTGTTTTTGACCTTGGTAATGTACTTATAAGCTTTAAACCGGCTGAGTTTTTCGATAAAAAAGACTACCCGGAAAGTGTAAAAGCTAAAATCCTGTCCGATATATTCGGAAGTAATGAATGGTTAATGCTTGATAACGGAGATATCAATACCCGTCAGGCAATTGACTTAATCGCTTCAAAGTCGACCCTCAATAAGGAAGAAATAGCCCATATTTTCAATTTAAGATCAGAATTGATATTTCCCCTCGACCAGAACGTCAGGCTTCTTCCTGGCTTAAAAAACCAGGGTTACAGGCTATATTTTCTTTCAAACTTTCCTATTGATCTTTTTGAAGAGGTTAAAACAGGTTATTATTTCTTCAAATATTTCGATGGCGGCGTTATTTCGGCTGAAGCAAAAGCATCCAAGCCGGACCTGAAAATATATAATATTCTGCTTGAAAAATATAATCTGGTTCCCAACGAGTGCCTGTTTATCGATGATCTTGAAGTAAACGTGAGAGCAGCTGAGGCTGCCGGTATGAATGGTCTTGTTACATTTGGGGCACTGGGCTTATCAAGGGAAATAGAAACCGCTCTTGCCTCCGCCGCTATATAG
- a CDS encoding acyl-CoA thioesterase, producing MSEEKEIYGLEFMVRDYECDLQGVVNNANYQHYLEHARHEFLISKGISFVDLHNEGIDLIVTKVEIDYKYPLRSRDRFIVNISIEREGNARLVFVQEICRLHDKKLIVKARVTGVATRNGRPVAPGKIVDQLGLGQDKR from the coding sequence ATGTCAGAAGAAAAGGAGATATATGGTTTAGAGTTTATGGTCAGAGATTATGAATGTGATCTTCAGGGGGTTGTTAATAATGCAAACTACCAGCATTACCTTGAACATGCCAGGCATGAGTTTCTGATATCGAAGGGTATAAGTTTTGTTGATCTGCATAATGAGGGTATTGATCTGATTGTTACAAAGGTGGAGATTGACTATAAATATCCGCTGAGAAGCAGGGATAGATTTATTGTTAATATCAGTATTGAAAGAGAAGGAAATGCCCGGCTTGTATTCGTTCAGGAAATCTGCAGGCTCCATGACAAAAAATTAATTGTAAAAGCCAGGGTAACCGGTGTGGCAACCAGGAATGGAAGGCCGGTAGCGCCGGGGAAGATTGTGGACCAACTTGGGTTGGGTCAGGATAAAAGATAA
- a CDS encoding CoA-binding protein gives MTTLKQINDFIDSQPIAMVGVSRNPKKFGYAAFKELKEKGMKIIPVNPEADQILGEKSFPNVGKLPAEVKSILIMTKKDKTAAVVREAKEKGIKQIWIQQSSDSKEALDELKGSDISYITGQCILMHYKPHSIHKFHGNIKKFFGSFPK, from the coding sequence ATGACAACACTTAAACAAATTAATGATTTTATTGATTCCCAGCCTATTGCTATGGTTGGTGTATCACGTAATCCAAAAAAATTCGGATATGCTGCTTTCAAGGAACTCAAAGAAAAAGGGATGAAGATTATTCCTGTTAATCCTGAAGCAGATCAGATTCTCGGTGAGAAATCCTTCCCGAATGTCGGCAAATTACCTGCAGAAGTGAAGAGCATTCTAATTATGACAAAGAAAGATAAAACAGCCGCAGTAGTGAGAGAGGCAAAAGAAAAGGGGATTAAGCAGATCTGGATACAGCAGTCATCCGATTCAAAAGAGGCTCTTGATGAACTAAAAGGGTCTGATATCAGTTATATTACCGGCCAGTGCATACTGATGCACTATAAACCTCATAGTATTCACAAGTTTCACGGGAACATTAAAAAGTTTTTCGGTAGTTTTCCGAAATAA